The Spirochaeta isovalerica genome includes a window with the following:
- a CDS encoding GNAT family N-acetyltransferase yields MDNHIIELKEIGNENWRDVYKLEVFEEQKEFVADPGYYMCLCSYGSLWHPLAIYRDNAPIGFIMWAIDDEDNSCWLGGFLIDKNFQRKGCGRKALELIMKKLRTEKNPDSFALSYLPSNDASGLYYLLGFRETGEKEDDEIVARLKLKD; encoded by the coding sequence ATGGATAATCATATCATTGAACTGAAAGAGATAGGTAATGAGAACTGGCGCGATGTCTATAAACTAGAAGTCTTTGAAGAACAGAAAGAGTTTGTCGCCGATCCCGGGTATTATATGTGTCTGTGCTCTTACGGATCTCTCTGGCATCCTCTTGCAATCTATCGGGACAATGCGCCGATAGGTTTTATTATGTGGGCCATCGATGATGAGGACAACAGCTGCTGGCTCGGGGGATTCCTGATAGATAAAAACTTTCAGAGAAAGGGATGCGGACGCAAAGCCCTGGAGCTGATCATGAAAAAACTCAGGACTGAAAAGAACCCCGACAGCTTTGCCCTCTCCTATTTACCTTCGAACGATGCATCCGGCTTGTACTATCTTCTGGGATTCCGGGAAACCGGAGAAAAAGAAGACGATGAAATTGTTGCCCGGTTAAAACTGAAAGACTAA
- a CDS encoding methyltransferase domain-containing protein, which translates to MERKFNPDKLARLNDPVRLEHIPPDFIREKLGLNGCSVMADIGAGTGLFTKAFLELCGGGKAFSADISPVMVDWMKENLIPEKGEIIPLLVEEKSLPIDSDSVDLAIMFNLYHELEAPDQSLAEVMRILKKGGKICIADWKKGETPSGPPQKIRVSADEISEALRNTGFQSIWSDDSLPFHSLVWAVK; encoded by the coding sequence GTGGAGAGAAAATTCAATCCTGACAAACTGGCCAGACTCAATGATCCCGTCCGGCTGGAACACATCCCGCCGGATTTTATCCGGGAGAAGCTCGGGCTAAACGGGTGTTCCGTTATGGCTGATATCGGCGCTGGAACAGGTCTTTTCACGAAGGCTTTTCTGGAACTCTGCGGAGGCGGCAAGGCTTTTTCCGCCGATATCTCTCCGGTCATGGTCGACTGGATGAAGGAGAATCTCATTCCCGAAAAGGGAGAGATCATCCCCCTTCTGGTGGAGGAAAAGTCACTCCCTATTGATAGCGATTCGGTGGATCTGGCTATTATGTTCAATCTTTACCATGAGCTGGAAGCGCCTGATCAGTCTCTGGCTGAAGTTATGAGAATCCTGAAGAAAGGCGGAAAAATCTGTATCGCCGACTGGAAAAAAGGGGAAACCCCTTCCGGCCCGCCTCAAAAGATCAGAGTCAGTGCCGATGAGATTTCAGAGGCCTTGAGAAACACCGGTTTCCAATCCATCTGGAGCGATGATTCCCTTCCTTTTCATTCGCTTGTCTGGGCTGTGAAATAA
- a CDS encoding chromate transporter, protein MSLIELFITFFKIGLFTIGGGLASLPLLKEAVVDGGFITSDEFIDMVAISQSTPGPIGINMATYTGFKLASVPGGVVATAGIVTPSLIIIILIAALMKNFASSKAIQDSLSAIRPAALGLIASAVWFILSEAVLPGGQFFLPGFLIMTAILIARSLWKATPVLYIMAGAIAGIIFL, encoded by the coding sequence ATGTCCTTAATTGAACTCTTTATTACATTCTTCAAAATCGGTCTATTTACAATCGGCGGAGGTCTGGCGAGCCTTCCGCTGCTGAAAGAGGCTGTCGTCGACGGCGGTTTTATTACCAGTGACGAGTTTATCGATATGGTCGCTATAAGCCAGTCAACGCCGGGGCCGATCGGCATCAATATGGCGACTTATACGGGGTTCAAGCTGGCTTCGGTTCCCGGCGGCGTTGTCGCTACAGCCGGTATCGTCACGCCCTCGCTGATAATTATCATTCTCATAGCGGCATTAATGAAAAACTTCGCTTCCAGCAAAGCGATCCAGGACAGCCTGAGCGCAATCCGCCCCGCAGCTCTGGGGCTTATTGCATCGGCCGTGTGGTTTATCCTGAGCGAAGCCGTCCTGCCCGGCGGGCAGTTCTTTCTGCCGGGATTTCTGATTATGACGGCGATATTGATTGCAAGAAGTCTATGGAAAGCTACCCCGGTTCTCTATATTATGGCCGGTGCCATTGCGGGGATAATATTTCTTTAG
- the ygiD gene encoding 4,5-DOPA dioxygenase extradiol — MSKGRMPVLFAGHGSPDMTLGENRYTEKWRELGQLIGKAEAIVVVSAHWMTGGETLLTASPHPGTIYDFGGFPDELYRIRYNSPGHPALVEKIIEKLEGFNIKGDSERGYDHGSWTILRHMYPDADVPVIQLSLDLRQDGAWHFELGHKLRWLREEGVLLMGSGNIVHNLRMLTFPEMTAADWAVSFDEEVKNLILDGEYEKLKDYQALGEKAMQSITTAEHYLPLLYTLGLSDDKDRITFPIEGISFGTVSMRTVLFS; from the coding sequence ATGAGCAAAGGGAGAATGCCGGTCCTCTTTGCAGGACACGGCTCTCCCGATATGACATTGGGAGAGAACAGATACACGGAAAAATGGAGAGAGCTCGGTCAGCTGATCGGCAAGGCGGAAGCTATCGTGGTTGTTTCGGCGCACTGGATGACCGGAGGGGAAACTCTACTGACAGCATCGCCCCATCCCGGTACGATCTACGATTTCGGAGGTTTTCCCGATGAACTGTACCGTATCCGATACAACTCTCCCGGGCACCCCGCACTGGTTGAAAAAATCATAGAGAAGCTTGAAGGATTTAATATCAAAGGGGACAGCGAACGGGGATATGACCACGGAAGCTGGACCATATTGAGACATATGTACCCCGATGCCGATGTGCCTGTCATACAATTGAGTCTTGATTTGCGACAGGACGGAGCCTGGCATTTTGAACTGGGCCACAAACTCCGATGGCTGAGAGAGGAAGGGGTTCTTCTTATGGGAAGCGGGAATATCGTTCACAATCTCAGGATGCTGACATTCCCCGAAATGACTGCTGCCGACTGGGCTGTATCCTTTGATGAGGAAGTAAAGAATCTTATACTGGATGGTGAGTACGAAAAGCTGAAAGACTATCAAGCGCTGGGGGAAAAGGCAATGCAATCCATAACAACGGCAGAACACTATCTCCCTCTGCTGTATACGCTGGGTCTTTCCGATGATAAAGACAGGATAACTTTCCCCATAGAGGGCATCTCTTTCGGAACCGTCTCTATGAGGACAGTGCTTTTTTCATAA
- a CDS encoding flavin reductase family protein: MNRQINSTPLLHGVPIVLLCAESEGKVDVTTIGDVAVMGLNPPLVGFSTHENHLITELIDRERKVTINIPEVTQMKEVDFCGIHSGRERDKASLFRLERTEGYVRTGDCPVNLHVKVLERVQIKQRVIYTGEVKATYVREDLIPEGKLDMRSLKSLHYGLDNRYYSIGGDIGTGYREGRDLS; the protein is encoded by the coding sequence ATGAACAGACAAATAAACAGCACGCCGCTCCTTCACGGTGTTCCCATAGTTCTTCTCTGCGCCGAATCGGAGGGCAAAGTCGATGTCACCACTATCGGCGATGTGGCGGTGATGGGGCTCAATCCCCCTCTGGTCGGTTTCTCGACTCACGAGAACCATTTGATTACAGAACTGATCGACAGGGAGAGGAAAGTGACCATCAACATTCCTGAAGTCACTCAAATGAAAGAAGTGGATTTCTGCGGTATCCATTCGGGGCGGGAGAGAGATAAGGCATCGCTTTTCAGACTGGAAAGGACCGAGGGCTATGTCCGTACGGGCGACTGCCCCGTCAATCTCCATGTGAAAGTTCTGGAAAGGGTTCAGATCAAACAGCGCGTTATCTATACCGGTGAAGTCAAGGCTACCTATGTCAGGGAAGATCTTATTCCGGAGGGGAAACTGGATATGAGAAGCCTCAAATCCCTCCACTACGGTCTGGACAACCGCTATTATTCCATAGGGGGTGATATAGGCACGGGCTATAGAGAAGGACGGGATCTCTCATAA
- a CDS encoding rhodanese-like domain-containing protein produces MTQYIPYIIMGIIAGFIIYRYILNAITLMSYKELKSKLENGDKFVLLDVRTNKEYRSGFIPGSRHISPENLPAKLKKTKKDALIVVYCQSGGRAAAAKRKLELNGYSNVTSFGGVRRWKGALEKK; encoded by the coding sequence ATGACGCAGTACATACCCTATATCATTATGGGCATCATTGCGGGTTTTATCATATACCGCTACATCCTCAACGCCATAACCCTTATGAGTTACAAGGAGCTGAAAAGCAAACTTGAAAATGGCGATAAATTCGTTCTTCTCGATGTGCGCACCAATAAGGAATACAGATCGGGCTTTATCCCCGGTTCCAGACACATCTCTCCGGAAAATCTCCCCGCCAAATTGAAAAAGACAAAGAAAGATGCTCTGATCGTCGTTTACTGCCAGAGCGGAGGCCGGGCTGCCGCAGCGAAAAGAAAACTGGAGCTGAACGGTTACAGCAATGTGACCAGCTTCGGTGGCGTCCGCCGATGGAAAGGGGCTCTGGAGAAGAAATAG
- a CDS encoding class I adenylate-forming enzyme family protein codes for MKKDIPWKKYLGTVPSSLQYEHRSLYGAIAGQANETPDLIAWDFLGLQNTYSQFLADIDRCAAALVKNGLKEGDRVTVCMPNTPQAVIFFYALNKAGAIASMIHPLSAADEILYYLKLSQSKWAFTLDAFVPNFTPIMNDSPLEKLIVTKLGDYMGNIKSSLFYLTKGRKIKKVPADRRIIWWKDLMNSVRTGASEPEKSMAPGEMAVILYSGGTTGRSKGIMLSSDNFNALAAQTGVQGSEIIGHLAPGDAVLAILPVFHGFGLAVCIHSMLTAGGKCILVPKFSAELVGKMIRKERPEIIAGVPTLYEALLTDSNMRKADMSNMKGAFAGGDKVPHSIKIRFDQLLKENGAKVPLREGYGLTESVTVCAVMPEAEYRKGSVGIPYPDMFFKIVNPENGETLAAGEEGEICVSGPTVMLGYLDEPEETAQVLKKDEDNVTWLHTGDIGHIDEDGFIYFKLRLKRMIKVSGIAVYPTQIEEILDAHPDVASVCAIGVPDAYQIQKVKAFIVLADPEKESPEMKEELISWCRERINKWSCPREIEFRSELPQTKVGKIAYTVLEQEELNKTREEWHIEEEIREDIIRDEDEMLRDQDKFRG; via the coding sequence ATGAAAAAAGATATCCCATGGAAAAAATATCTCGGGACCGTTCCCTCTTCGCTGCAATACGAACACAGAAGCCTTTACGGAGCCATTGCCGGACAGGCGAATGAAACTCCTGATCTTATTGCATGGGATTTTCTGGGGCTTCAAAACACCTACAGCCAGTTTCTGGCCGATATAGACCGGTGCGCTGCCGCACTTGTGAAGAACGGATTGAAAGAGGGGGACAGAGTAACAGTCTGCATGCCCAATACACCACAGGCGGTTATATTCTTCTACGCTCTTAATAAAGCCGGCGCCATAGCCAGTATGATTCACCCCCTCTCAGCGGCCGATGAGATTCTCTATTACCTTAAACTGAGCCAAAGCAAATGGGCTTTCACCCTCGATGCCTTTGTTCCCAACTTCACTCCCATAATGAACGATTCTCCTCTGGAAAAGCTGATAGTCACAAAACTGGGCGATTATATGGGCAATATAAAAAGCTCTCTCTTCTATCTGACCAAAGGGCGTAAAATAAAGAAAGTACCGGCTGACAGGCGGATTATCTGGTGGAAAGACCTGATGAACAGTGTCCGCACCGGTGCTTCGGAACCGGAAAAGAGTATGGCTCCCGGGGAGATGGCCGTAATCCTGTACAGCGGGGGGACAACGGGCCGCTCTAAAGGGATCATGCTATCAAGCGATAATTTCAATGCTCTGGCAGCGCAGACCGGTGTTCAGGGAAGCGAAATAATCGGGCACCTGGCTCCCGGAGATGCGGTTCTGGCCATCCTGCCTGTTTTTCACGGTTTCGGCCTGGCGGTATGTATCCATTCCATGCTGACGGCCGGGGGCAAATGCATCCTCGTCCCCAAGTTTTCCGCTGAGCTTGTTGGCAAAATGATCCGGAAGGAAAGACCGGAAATCATTGCCGGTGTTCCTACGCTTTACGAAGCTCTGCTCACAGACAGCAATATGCGAAAAGCAGACATGAGCAATATGAAAGGCGCCTTTGCCGGAGGGGACAAGGTTCCCCATAGCATCAAGATCCGCTTTGATCAGTTATTGAAGGAAAACGGAGCGAAGGTTCCCTTAAGAGAAGGCTACGGGCTAACCGAATCGGTTACGGTCTGCGCCGTTATGCCCGAAGCGGAGTACCGCAAAGGTTCCGTTGGCATACCCTACCCCGACATGTTCTTTAAAATAGTCAATCCCGAAAACGGGGAGACGCTGGCTGCCGGGGAGGAAGGTGAAATCTGCGTGTCCGGCCCCACAGTCATGCTCGGCTATCTGGACGAACCGGAGGAAACCGCCCAGGTTCTTAAAAAGGATGAGGACAACGTCACCTGGCTCCATACGGGAGACATCGGTCATATTGACGAGGACGGTTTCATCTACTTCAAACTGCGTCTTAAAAGAATGATTAAAGTTTCCGGTATCGCCGTCTACCCCACGCAGATCGAAGAGATTCTCGACGCTCATCCCGATGTGGCATCAGTCTGCGCCATCGGCGTTCCCGATGCCTATCAGATCCAGAAAGTGAAAGCTTTTATCGTTCTGGCTGACCCGGAGAAGGAAAGTCCGGAAATGAAAGAGGAACTCATATCCTGGTGCCGTGAACGGATTAATAAATGGAGCTGTCCCAGGGAGATAGAGTTCCGCAGCGAACTGCCCCAGACAAAAGTCGGAAAGATCGCCTACACGGTTCTGGAACAGGAGGAACTGAATAAAACCAGAGAAGAATGGCACATAGAAGAGGAAATCCGCGAAGATATCATACGCGACGAAGATGAAATGCTCCGCGATCAGGATAAATTCAGAGGATAA
- a CDS encoding chromate transporter → MIGEKIREIGFLYRLFFKIGLFSIGGGYVMLPMLKDELVTKRDWVDDQELLDYYAIGQATPGIIAINTSTFVGYKRQGIPGAIAATAGMVTPSLIIITLIAAFIPFMQQNEIFQRAFRGIRAAVAALLLHTLYTLAAKMITGDTKRNILTISLLVLAFTAVVVFGQSPVVIVLAAGLAGWIGGAVKREKV, encoded by the coding sequence ATGATCGGTGAAAAAATCAGGGAAATCGGATTTCTCTACAGGCTGTTCTTCAAAATCGGTTTGTTCTCCATCGGCGGCGGTTATGTCATGCTGCCCATGCTCAAAGACGAGCTTGTGACAAAACGGGACTGGGTCGACGATCAGGAACTGCTCGATTATTACGCTATCGGCCAGGCCACGCCGGGAATCATCGCCATCAACACATCGACATTCGTCGGCTATAAACGTCAGGGGATTCCCGGAGCCATAGCGGCGACAGCGGGCATGGTAACCCCTTCTCTGATCATCATCACGCTTATTGCGGCATTTATCCCATTTATGCAGCAGAATGAGATTTTCCAGAGGGCATTTCGGGGAATCCGCGCCGCCGTCGCCGCCCTGCTTCTCCATACTCTCTATACGCTGGCGGCGAAAATGATTACCGGCGATACGAAGAGGAATATCCTGACCATATCCCTGCTTGTTCTCGCCTTTACAGCCGTTGTTGTTTTCGGACAGTCTCCCGTCGTTATCGTGCTGGCCGCCGGACTGGCGGGCTGGATCGGTGGAGCTGTGAAAAGGGAGAAAGTCTGA
- a CDS encoding nitroreductase family protein, translating to MNSIFERRSVNFFDPSKDIDDELLKNIIDLASTAPSAFNLQPWDIIAVKTPEAKEKLLELTGGQSKVQEAPVTLIVIGNRAGYDVNNPVWKQLEAAMGKEKTAGARTMAENLYGSTEERKIKFAESNAGLLSMSIMYAARHYGVDSHPMSGIDFEGIKKEFDLGEEKDVVMLISLGYFDGTKELYPRAPRRAYEDLVVTV from the coding sequence ATGAATAGCATTTTTGAAAGAAGATCGGTTAATTTTTTTGATCCCTCTAAAGATATCGATGATGAACTGCTCAAAAATATCATAGACCTGGCTTCAACGGCGCCTTCAGCTTTTAATCTTCAGCCATGGGATATTATAGCCGTAAAGACTCCGGAGGCAAAAGAGAAACTTCTTGAGTTAACCGGAGGGCAGTCCAAAGTCCAGGAAGCTCCCGTAACCCTTATCGTTATAGGAAACAGGGCCGGGTATGATGTAAACAATCCCGTGTGGAAGCAGCTGGAAGCCGCAATGGGTAAGGAGAAAACAGCCGGAGCCCGAACCATGGCGGAAAATCTCTACGGTTCAACAGAGGAGAGGAAAATCAAGTTTGCCGAGAGCAATGCGGGGCTGCTGAGCATGTCCATCATGTACGCCGCCAGACATTACGGCGTCGACTCCCACCCCATGAGCGGTATTGATTTCGAAGGTATCAAAAAAGAATTCGATCTCGGAGAAGAAAAGGATGTGGTTATGCTTATATCTCTTGGATATTTCGACGGAACGAAGGAACTCTACCCCCGGGCCCCGAGACGGGCTTATGAGGATCTGGTGGTCACAGTATGA
- a CDS encoding SIMPL domain-containing protein, whose translation MKKIFMILPALLLFSCGLAKESGTISVSGSGSVMAAPDTAQLVLTVSEKAKTTKEAQNLANGKISLVTETLNGAGIDMKNIATSAIRFSKDYIWNDQTRRNEIIGQVVSQTVTVKFNDLDGSPSLLASVLDSLGSIDGIEIGNLMFSIAYPQEYYIEARRLAFEKAKQKAYELSDYAGLKLGRAVSITETGTGNLPYGGYGMVQRNVAVMEYEGAAPSEVPGGEIPISYDISIVFETN comes from the coding sequence ATGAAAAAAATATTTATGATTCTTCCTGCTCTCCTGCTGTTCTCCTGTGGTTTGGCAAAAGAGTCCGGAACAATTTCGGTCAGCGGATCGGGATCTGTAATGGCGGCGCCCGATACGGCACAACTGGTTCTAACCGTTTCGGAAAAAGCGAAAACGACAAAGGAAGCCCAGAATCTGGCAAACGGGAAAATTTCCCTGGTAACCGAAACGCTCAACGGCGCCGGAATAGACATGAAGAATATCGCCACATCGGCTATCCGGTTTTCCAAGGATTATATCTGGAACGACCAGACAAGACGGAATGAAATTATCGGGCAGGTCGTCAGTCAGACCGTTACAGTCAAATTCAATGATCTTGATGGTTCGCCCTCCCTTCTGGCATCGGTTCTCGATTCTCTCGGATCGATAGATGGTATTGAAATCGGAAACCTCATGTTTTCCATAGCTTACCCACAGGAGTATTATATCGAAGCCAGGCGACTCGCTTTCGAAAAGGCAAAGCAGAAAGCTTATGAGCTGTCAGACTATGCGGGACTCAAGCTCGGGCGCGCAGTCTCTATAACCGAGACCGGTACGGGAAACCTTCCCTACGGGGGATACGGTATGGTTCAGCGCAACGTCGCGGTCATGGAATATGAAGGAGCCGCTCCTTCTGAAGTTCCGGGAGGCGAGATCCCCATCTCCTATGATATAAGCATCGTATTTGAAACAAATTGA
- a CDS encoding MarR family winged helix-turn-helix transcriptional regulator — protein MESEQRYSPDERLDFSVIIAIFRAMQTVRKSESITLERGHLTSAQFSVLETLYHKGPLRVCELLEKTLSSGGNMTVVLKNLQQEGLITKIRDPEDGRAFVVQLTGKGFQLIEGLFPDHIKVVSDLLCPLEDREKKELVRILKKLNRK, from the coding sequence ATGGAAAGCGAACAACGTTACAGTCCTGACGAAAGACTGGATTTCAGTGTCATAATCGCCATATTCCGGGCTATGCAGACGGTCAGGAAGAGTGAAAGCATCACTTTGGAGAGAGGTCATCTCACCTCCGCTCAGTTCAGTGTTCTTGAAACTCTCTATCATAAAGGACCGCTTAGAGTTTGTGAATTGCTGGAGAAAACGCTCTCTTCCGGAGGAAACATGACTGTCGTTCTCAAAAATCTTCAGCAGGAGGGGTTGATTACAAAAATCAGAGATCCTGAAGACGGCAGGGCATTTGTTGTTCAGCTTACCGGAAAAGGTTTTCAGTTAATCGAAGGATTGTTCCCCGACCACATCAAAGTCGTGTCAGATCTCCTCTGTCCCCTGGAAGACAGGGAAAAGAAAGAGCTGGTGAGAATCCTGAAGAAACTGAATAGGAAATGA
- a CDS encoding NAD(P)-dependent alcohol dehydrogenase translates to MEKGIYYSRWGGPEELRFGTLPERKCIDPDRIKLNSGEILLQIRAISVNPIDWKILSGSQKPVTLPLFPRIFGTDFAGTVYRAGAGAQKKGFSVGTRVMGLVSPLNKGSGRQWLKVRADHCLIMPESVSFEEGAALPEACISALLATSFSRKMKPGKALLFGASGGVGSAVLQILASRGWDVSAVCRDDQKSALRHLGARECLDRYSWRDELSGKPEWDAVVDCPAAVIRDNPSGLLKKGGVYAPVYIPDSFIPFQIIRTLLWFFTPYKTSLFIGYPSKGRMRQIQMLLQSATFKPLIDSIHIAENIVSAVDKSRRGGVLGKIIVTF, encoded by the coding sequence ATGGAAAAAGGAATCTATTACAGTCGGTGGGGAGGACCGGAGGAGCTGCGGTTCGGGACTCTTCCTGAAAGAAAATGCATTGATCCGGACCGGATAAAATTGAACAGCGGTGAGATTCTCCTGCAGATCCGGGCCATATCGGTCAATCCCATCGACTGGAAAATCCTCTCCGGTTCCCAGAAACCGGTTACTCTCCCGCTTTTTCCCAGAATCTTCGGCACAGACTTTGCCGGAACTGTATACAGGGCCGGAGCGGGTGCTCAAAAGAAGGGATTCTCTGTAGGGACCAGAGTTATGGGACTTGTTTCGCCTCTTAATAAAGGTTCGGGACGTCAGTGGCTGAAGGTTCGGGCGGACCACTGTCTGATTATGCCGGAAAGCGTTTCCTTCGAAGAGGGCGCGGCCCTGCCGGAAGCCTGTATCAGCGCTCTTCTGGCCACGTCTTTCTCTCGTAAAATGAAGCCGGGAAAAGCGCTTCTCTTCGGTGCGTCGGGCGGAGTCGGTTCGGCGGTTTTGCAGATTCTCGCTTCCCGGGGCTGGGATGTTTCGGCGGTCTGCCGCGACGATCAGAAATCAGCCCTGAGACATCTGGGAGCCCGTGAGTGCCTCGACCGTTATTCCTGGAGAGATGAATTGTCAGGCAAACCGGAATGGGATGCTGTTGTCGATTGTCCCGCTGCTGTCATCAGAGACAATCCTTCCGGATTACTGAAAAAAGGCGGTGTATACGCTCCGGTCTACATTCCCGATTCATTTATTCCCTTTCAGATTATCCGTACCCTGCTCTGGTTTTTTACTCCCTATAAAACCAGTCTCTTTATCGGGTATCCCTCGAAGGGGAGAATGAGACAAATTCAGATGCTCCTCCAATCGGCAACCTTTAAACCGCTTATAGACAGCATCCATATTGCTGAAAATATTGTCAGCGCCGTAGATAAATCCCGCAGAGGCGGTGTGCTGGGAAAAATTATTGTTACCTTTTAA
- a CDS encoding SRPBCC family protein: MQGIELSINISAPREKVWSVITDIENSVNTISGIRKIEILEKGNPFIGLKWRETREMFGKEATEVMWIHNAEENNFYNVRAESHGSRYYTDFYLKDSSEGCALTMKFTAEIESFGARLVNFLLGWMFKNATIKALEKDLEDIKEAVEK, from the coding sequence ATGCAAGGCATTGAATTGAGTATAAATATATCGGCGCCGAGGGAAAAAGTATGGTCCGTTATCACTGATATCGAAAATTCCGTTAATACCATTTCCGGAATCCGGAAAATTGAAATTCTCGAAAAAGGAAACCCTTTCATCGGATTGAAATGGCGTGAGACCAGAGAAATGTTCGGAAAGGAAGCGACGGAAGTCATGTGGATACATAATGCGGAAGAAAACAATTTTTATAATGTCAGGGCAGAAAGCCACGGCTCCAGATATTATACGGATTTCTATTTGAAGGATTCTTCGGAAGGCTGCGCTCTCACAATGAAGTTTACAGCTGAGATCGAAAGTTTCGGAGCCAGGCTGGTGAATTTTCTTTTGGGCTGGATGTTTAAAAATGCCACGATAAAAGCTCTGGAAAAAGATCTTGAAGATATTAAAGAAGCTGTGGAGAAATAA
- a CDS encoding 2-oxo acid dehydrogenase subunit E2, whose protein sequence is MLKKTRPDGTYIEGLHYFTRMLPYMMPGRTESAIYFEQEFDVTETLPYIERWNRQHGDQEGKLTFFQVFLCALARTVALRPDLNRFISGFNYYQRNEILLNFIAKKELNDEGEEINITVPFSPFETLWSVRQKIHSFVNKGKSGEGNESEDLNETLMKFPRFILKFFFRMYNFLDYHNILPASLIKADPMYVTSFVTNVGSVGVDAPFHHNFERGTCGIFIALGKFKKFRYISEEGKLVERDVVKVTYTYDDRIKDGIYCAKSIDLFKEMVENPSMLEEPPELENVDLKRLKLKQYKPEDGAVRRTECMENK, encoded by the coding sequence ATGCTGAAAAAGACCAGGCCTGATGGAACATATATCGAAGGTCTCCATTATTTTACAAGAATGCTGCCCTATATGATGCCGGGGCGCACGGAATCGGCTATATACTTCGAACAGGAATTCGATGTAACCGAAACGCTCCCCTACATAGAAAGATGGAACCGCCAACATGGAGATCAGGAAGGGAAGCTGACCTTTTTCCAGGTTTTCCTTTGCGCTCTCGCGCGGACCGTCGCGCTTCGTCCGGATCTGAACCGCTTTATTTCGGGATTCAATTATTATCAGAGAAATGAAATCCTTCTCAACTTCATAGCTAAAAAGGAACTGAATGACGAGGGAGAGGAGATAAATATAACCGTCCCCTTCTCCCCATTTGAAACCTTATGGTCCGTGAGACAGAAGATTCACAGTTTCGTAAACAAAGGGAAAAGCGGAGAAGGCAATGAGAGCGAGGATCTGAATGAAACGCTAATGAAATTCCCGCGATTCATCCTGAAATTCTTCTTCCGGATGTACAATTTCCTCGATTATCACAACATTCTTCCCGCCTCGCTGATCAAGGCCGATCCCATGTATGTCACGTCCTTTGTCACCAATGTTGGCAGCGTGGGAGTCGATGCGCCTTTTCATCACAATTTCGAAAGGGGAACATGCGGGATCTTCATAGCCCTGGGGAAATTCAAAAAATTCCGCTATATCAGCGAAGAGGGAAAGCTTGTGGAGCGCGATGTGGTCAAAGTGACCTATACCTACGACGACCGTATCAAAGATGGTATCTATTGCGCCAAATCCATCGATCTGTTCAAGGAAATGGTTGAAAACCCCTCTATGCTGGAAGAGCCTCCGGAACTGGAGAATGTCGATCTGAAGCGCTTGAAACTAAAACAATACAAGCCGGAAGACGGCGCCGTCCGAAGAACAGAATGTATGGAGAATAAATAA
- a CDS encoding CGGC domain-containing protein gives MKVAIIICDRYKTCAGGKCFRALQNREGAFDRYAADEPLEIAGYTSCGGCPGGNIEYSPEEMKKNGVDVIHFATGFLVGYPPCPHIIHFKDFIESRYGIPVVTGTHPIPQKYLLEHEKLGTWNDPEWEKLLEPVMGTEEMRKAYD, from the coding sequence ATGAAAGTAGCCATTATAATTTGCGATCGTTATAAAACCTGCGCCGGAGGCAAATGCTTCCGCGCGCTGCAGAACAGAGAAGGAGCTTTCGACAGGTACGCTGCCGATGAACCCCTTGAAATTGCCGGATATACCAGCTGCGGGGGCTGCCCCGGCGGCAATATCGAGTATTCGCCTGAGGAGATGAAGAAGAACGGAGTGGACGTCATTCATTTCGCCACGGGATTTCTGGTCGGTTATCCTCCCTGTCCTCACATAATCCATTTCAAGGATTTTATTGAATCGCGTTACGGGATCCCCGTCGTGACGGGAACCCATCCGATCCCTCAGAAATACCTTCTGGAGCACGAAAAGCTGGGAACCTGGAATGATCCGGAATGGGAAAAACTTCTTGAACCCGTTATGGGAACCGAAGAGATGAGAAAAGCATACGACTGA